One genomic window of Cinclus cinclus chromosome 6, bCinCin1.1, whole genome shotgun sequence includes the following:
- the CPSF2 gene encoding cleavage and polyadenylation specificity factor subunit 2 isoform X3 yields the protein MGLNCAIYATIPVYKMGQMFMYDLYQSRHNTEDFTLFTLDDVDAAFDKIQQLKFSQIVNLKGKGHGLSITPLPAGHMIGGTIWKIVKDGEEEIVYAVDFNHKREIHLNGCSLEMLSRPSLLITDSFNATYVQPRRKQRDEQLLTNVLETLRGDGNVLIAVDTAGRVLELAQLLDQIWRTKDAGLGVYSLALLNNVSYNVVEFSKSQVEWMSDKLMRCFEDKRNNPFQFRHLSLCHSLSDLARVPSPKVVLASQPDLECGFSRDLFIQWCQDSKNSVILTYRTTPGTLARFLIDNPSEKVIDIELRKRVKLEGKELEEYLEKEKLKKEAAKKLEQSKEADIDSSDESDAEEDIDQPTLHKTKHDLMMKGEGSRKGSFFKQAKKSYPMFPAPEERIKWDEYGEIIKPEDFLVPELQATEEEKNKLESGLTNGEEPMDQDLSDVPTKCISATESMEIKARVTYIDYEGRSDGDSIKKIINQMKPRQLVIVHGPPEASQDLAECCRAFGGKDIKVYMPKLHETVDATSETHIYQVRLKDSLVSSLQFCKAKDAELAWIDGVLDMRVSKVDTGVILEEGELREDEDLEMQVDVPSSDSSVIAQQKAMKSLFGDDDKEMCEESEIIPTLEPLPPHEVLGHQSVFMNEPRLSDFKQVLLREGIQAEFVGGVLVCNNLVAVRRTETGRIGLEGCLCQDFFRIRDLLYEQYAIV from the exons ATGGGGTTGAATTGTGCCATTTATGCAACTATTCCTGTATATAAAATGGGACAGATGTTTATGTATGATCTCTACCAG TCCCGCCATAACACTGAAGATTTCACACTCTTTACATTGGATGATGTAGATGCAGCCTTTGATAAGATACAGCAGCTGAAGTTTTCTCAGATTGTGAACTTGAAAG GCAAAGGACATGGTTTGTCAATCACACCATTGCCAGCTGGTCACATGATAGGAGGCACAATTTGGAAGATTGTCAAGGATGgggaggaagaaattgtttatGCCGTTGATTTCAACCACAAGAGGGAGAT CCATCTGAATGGATGTTCCTTGGAAATGTTGAGCAGGCCTTCGTTGCTTATTACAGATTCATTTAATGCTACTTATGTACAACCCAGGAGGAAGCAAAGGGATGAACAGCTGCTGA CTAATGTTTTGGAGACATTACGAGGTGATGGAAATGTATTAATAGCTGTGGATACAGCAGGCAGAGTTCTGGAACTTGCTCAGCTTCTTGATCAGATCTGGAGAACAAAAGATGCAGGATTAGGAGTCTACTCACTCGCACTTTTGAATAATGTCAGCTACAATGTAGTGGAGTTCTCTAAATCACAG GTTGAATGGATGAGTGACAAGTTGATGAGGTGCTTTGAAGACAAGAGAAACAACCCTTTTCAGTTCCGCCATCTCTCCTTATGTCACAGTCTGTCTGATCTGGCTCGAGTGCCTAGTCCAAAAGTTGTTCTTGCCAGTCAGCCTGACTTGGAGTGTGGGTTTTCTAGAGATCTTTTCATTCAATGGTGCCAGGATTCCAAAAACTCTGTAATTTTAACTTATCGCACTACACCTGGAACATTAGCGCGATTCCTGATTGATAATCCTTCTGAAAAAGTTATAGATATTGAG TTGAGAAAACGTGTCAAGttggaaggaaaagaacttgaAGAATACCTAGAAAAGGAGAAACTAAAGAAAGAGGCAGCTAAGAAGTTAGAGCAGTCTAAAGA GGCAGATATTGATTCCAGTGATGAGAGTGATGCTGAAGAGGATATTGATCAGCCGACTTTGCATAAGACTAAACATGATTTGATGATGAAAGGTGAAGGTAGCCGGAAAGGAAGCTTCTTcaaacaggcaaaaaaatctTATCCAATGTTTCCAGCTCctgaagaaagaattaaatgGGATGAATATGGTGAAATTATCAA ACCTGAGGATTTTCTAGTTCCAGAGCTTCAAgcaacagaagaagaaaaaaacaaattagagTCTGGTTTGACAAATGGAGAGGAGCCTATGGACCAGGATTTATCAGATGTTCCTACCAAATGTATTTCTGCAACAGAATCCATGGAAATTAA AGCCAGAGTTACATACATTGACTATGAAGGACGTTCAGACGGGgactcaattaaaaaaattattaaccaaATGAAACCAAGACAACTGGTCATTGTCCATGGACCACCTGAGGCCAGTCAGGACCTTGCAGAATGTTGCAGAGCTTTTGGTGGAAAAGATATTAAAGTTTACATGCCCAAACTTCATGAAACTGTAGATGCTACAAGTGAAACTCACATTTACCAG GTCAGATTGAAAGACTCTCTTGTCAGCTCTCTTCAGTTCTGTAAAGCCAAGGATGCTGAGTTGGCTTGGATAGATGGTGTTCTGGACATGAGGGTTTCAAAAGTGGATACTGGAGTTATTTTGGAAGAGGGAGAATTAAGGGAAGATGAAGACTTAGAGATGCAAGTGGATGTGCCTTCTTCAGACTCGAGTGTGATTGCACAACAGAAGGCAATGAAAAGCCTCTTTGGTGATGATGACAAGGAGATGTGTGAGGAGAGTGAGATCATTCCTACTTTGGAACCTCTGCCACCTCATGAG GTTCTTGGACATCAGTCTGTGTTTATGAATGAGCCAAGACTGTCTGACTTCAAGCAGGTTCTCTTGCGGGAAGGTATACAAGCTGAATTTGTTGGAGGAGTGCTTGTGTGCAACAACCTGGTGGCTGTCCGCAGG actgaaaCAGGGCGTATTGGATTGGAAGGCTGCCTCTGCCAGGACTTCTTTAGGATAAGAGACCTTTTATATGAGCAATATGCTATTGTCTAA
- the CPSF2 gene encoding cleavage and polyadenylation specificity factor subunit 2 isoform X1: MTSIIKLTTLSGVQEESALCYLLQVDEFRFLLDCGWDENFSMDIIDSLRKHVHQVDAVLLSHPDPLHLGALPYAVGKMGLNCAIYATIPVYKMGQMFMYDLYQSRHNTEDFTLFTLDDVDAAFDKIQQLKFSQIVNLKGKGHGLSITPLPAGHMIGGTIWKIVKDGEEEIVYAVDFNHKREIHLNGCSLEMLSRPSLLITDSFNATYVQPRRKQRDEQLLTNVLETLRGDGNVLIAVDTAGRVLELAQLLDQIWRTKDAGLGVYSLALLNNVSYNVVEFSKSQVEWMSDKLMRCFEDKRNNPFQFRHLSLCHSLSDLARVPSPKVVLASQPDLECGFSRDLFIQWCQDSKNSVILTYRTTPGTLARFLIDNPSEKVIDIELRKRVKLEGKELEEYLEKEKLKKEAAKKLEQSKEADIDSSDESDAEEDIDQPTLHKTKHDLMMKGEGSRKGSFFKQAKKSYPMFPAPEERIKWDEYGEIIKPEDFLVPELQATEEEKNKLESGLTNGEEPMDQDLSDVPTKCISATESMEIKARVTYIDYEGRSDGDSIKKIINQMKPRQLVIVHGPPEASQDLAECCRAFGGKDIKVYMPKLHETVDATSETHIYQVRLKDSLVSSLQFCKAKDAELAWIDGVLDMRVSKVDTGVILEEGELREDEDLEMQVDVPSSDSSVIAQQKAMKSLFGDDDKEMCEESEIIPTLEPLPPHEVLGHQSVFMNEPRLSDFKQVLLREGIQAEFVGGVLVCNNLVAVRRTETGRIGLEGCLCQDFFRIRDLLYEQYAIV, from the exons ATGACATCGATTATCAAGTTGACTACGCTCTCGGGGGTgcaggaggaatctgccctTTGCTATCTGTTGCAAGTAGATGAGTTTCGTTTTCTTTTGGACTGTGGCTGGGATGAAAACTTTTCTATGGATATTATTGATTCTCTGAGGAA GCATGTACACCAGGTTGATGCTGTTCTTCTTTCCCACCCTGATCCTCTCCACCTTGGTGCACTTCCATATGCAGTTGGAAAAATGGGGTTGAATTGTGCCATTTATGCAACTATTCCTGTATATAAAATGGGACAGATGTTTATGTATGATCTCTACCAG TCCCGCCATAACACTGAAGATTTCACACTCTTTACATTGGATGATGTAGATGCAGCCTTTGATAAGATACAGCAGCTGAAGTTTTCTCAGATTGTGAACTTGAAAG GCAAAGGACATGGTTTGTCAATCACACCATTGCCAGCTGGTCACATGATAGGAGGCACAATTTGGAAGATTGTCAAGGATGgggaggaagaaattgtttatGCCGTTGATTTCAACCACAAGAGGGAGAT CCATCTGAATGGATGTTCCTTGGAAATGTTGAGCAGGCCTTCGTTGCTTATTACAGATTCATTTAATGCTACTTATGTACAACCCAGGAGGAAGCAAAGGGATGAACAGCTGCTGA CTAATGTTTTGGAGACATTACGAGGTGATGGAAATGTATTAATAGCTGTGGATACAGCAGGCAGAGTTCTGGAACTTGCTCAGCTTCTTGATCAGATCTGGAGAACAAAAGATGCAGGATTAGGAGTCTACTCACTCGCACTTTTGAATAATGTCAGCTACAATGTAGTGGAGTTCTCTAAATCACAG GTTGAATGGATGAGTGACAAGTTGATGAGGTGCTTTGAAGACAAGAGAAACAACCCTTTTCAGTTCCGCCATCTCTCCTTATGTCACAGTCTGTCTGATCTGGCTCGAGTGCCTAGTCCAAAAGTTGTTCTTGCCAGTCAGCCTGACTTGGAGTGTGGGTTTTCTAGAGATCTTTTCATTCAATGGTGCCAGGATTCCAAAAACTCTGTAATTTTAACTTATCGCACTACACCTGGAACATTAGCGCGATTCCTGATTGATAATCCTTCTGAAAAAGTTATAGATATTGAG TTGAGAAAACGTGTCAAGttggaaggaaaagaacttgaAGAATACCTAGAAAAGGAGAAACTAAAGAAAGAGGCAGCTAAGAAGTTAGAGCAGTCTAAAGA GGCAGATATTGATTCCAGTGATGAGAGTGATGCTGAAGAGGATATTGATCAGCCGACTTTGCATAAGACTAAACATGATTTGATGATGAAAGGTGAAGGTAGCCGGAAAGGAAGCTTCTTcaaacaggcaaaaaaatctTATCCAATGTTTCCAGCTCctgaagaaagaattaaatgGGATGAATATGGTGAAATTATCAA ACCTGAGGATTTTCTAGTTCCAGAGCTTCAAgcaacagaagaagaaaaaaacaaattagagTCTGGTTTGACAAATGGAGAGGAGCCTATGGACCAGGATTTATCAGATGTTCCTACCAAATGTATTTCTGCAACAGAATCCATGGAAATTAA AGCCAGAGTTACATACATTGACTATGAAGGACGTTCAGACGGGgactcaattaaaaaaattattaaccaaATGAAACCAAGACAACTGGTCATTGTCCATGGACCACCTGAGGCCAGTCAGGACCTTGCAGAATGTTGCAGAGCTTTTGGTGGAAAAGATATTAAAGTTTACATGCCCAAACTTCATGAAACTGTAGATGCTACAAGTGAAACTCACATTTACCAG GTCAGATTGAAAGACTCTCTTGTCAGCTCTCTTCAGTTCTGTAAAGCCAAGGATGCTGAGTTGGCTTGGATAGATGGTGTTCTGGACATGAGGGTTTCAAAAGTGGATACTGGAGTTATTTTGGAAGAGGGAGAATTAAGGGAAGATGAAGACTTAGAGATGCAAGTGGATGTGCCTTCTTCAGACTCGAGTGTGATTGCACAACAGAAGGCAATGAAAAGCCTCTTTGGTGATGATGACAAGGAGATGTGTGAGGAGAGTGAGATCATTCCTACTTTGGAACCTCTGCCACCTCATGAG GTTCTTGGACATCAGTCTGTGTTTATGAATGAGCCAAGACTGTCTGACTTCAAGCAGGTTCTCTTGCGGGAAGGTATACAAGCTGAATTTGTTGGAGGAGTGCTTGTGTGCAACAACCTGGTGGCTGTCCGCAGG actgaaaCAGGGCGTATTGGATTGGAAGGCTGCCTCTGCCAGGACTTCTTTAGGATAAGAGACCTTTTATATGAGCAATATGCTATTGTCTAA
- the CPSF2 gene encoding cleavage and polyadenylation specificity factor subunit 2 isoform X2, which yields MTSIIKLTTLSGVQEESALCYLLQVDEFRFLLDCGWDENFSMDIIDSLRKHVHQVDAVLLSHPDPLHLGALPYAVGKMGLNCAIYATIPVYKMGQMFMYDLYQSRHNTEDFTLFTLDDVDAAFDKIQQLKFSQIVNLKGKGHGLSITPLPAGHMIGGTIWKIVKDGEEEIVYAVDFNHKREIHLNGCSLEMLSRPSLLITDSFNATYVQPRRKQRDEQLLTNVLETLRGDGNVLIAVDTAGRVLELAQLLDQIWRTKDAGLGVYSLALLNNVSYNVVEFSKSQVEWMSDKLMRCFEDKRNNPFQFRHLSLCHSLSDLARVPSPKVVLASQPDLECGFSRDLFIQWCQDSKNSVILTYRTTPGTLARFLIDNPSEKVIDIELRKRVKLEGKELEEYLEKEKLKKEAAKKLEQSKEADIDSSDESDAEEDIDQPTLHKTKHDLMMKGEGSRKGSFFKQAKKSYPMFPAPEERIKWDEYGEIIKARVTYIDYEGRSDGDSIKKIINQMKPRQLVIVHGPPEASQDLAECCRAFGGKDIKVYMPKLHETVDATSETHIYQVRLKDSLVSSLQFCKAKDAELAWIDGVLDMRVSKVDTGVILEEGELREDEDLEMQVDVPSSDSSVIAQQKAMKSLFGDDDKEMCEESEIIPTLEPLPPHEVLGHQSVFMNEPRLSDFKQVLLREGIQAEFVGGVLVCNNLVAVRRTETGRIGLEGCLCQDFFRIRDLLYEQYAIV from the exons ATGACATCGATTATCAAGTTGACTACGCTCTCGGGGGTgcaggaggaatctgccctTTGCTATCTGTTGCAAGTAGATGAGTTTCGTTTTCTTTTGGACTGTGGCTGGGATGAAAACTTTTCTATGGATATTATTGATTCTCTGAGGAA GCATGTACACCAGGTTGATGCTGTTCTTCTTTCCCACCCTGATCCTCTCCACCTTGGTGCACTTCCATATGCAGTTGGAAAAATGGGGTTGAATTGTGCCATTTATGCAACTATTCCTGTATATAAAATGGGACAGATGTTTATGTATGATCTCTACCAG TCCCGCCATAACACTGAAGATTTCACACTCTTTACATTGGATGATGTAGATGCAGCCTTTGATAAGATACAGCAGCTGAAGTTTTCTCAGATTGTGAACTTGAAAG GCAAAGGACATGGTTTGTCAATCACACCATTGCCAGCTGGTCACATGATAGGAGGCACAATTTGGAAGATTGTCAAGGATGgggaggaagaaattgtttatGCCGTTGATTTCAACCACAAGAGGGAGAT CCATCTGAATGGATGTTCCTTGGAAATGTTGAGCAGGCCTTCGTTGCTTATTACAGATTCATTTAATGCTACTTATGTACAACCCAGGAGGAAGCAAAGGGATGAACAGCTGCTGA CTAATGTTTTGGAGACATTACGAGGTGATGGAAATGTATTAATAGCTGTGGATACAGCAGGCAGAGTTCTGGAACTTGCTCAGCTTCTTGATCAGATCTGGAGAACAAAAGATGCAGGATTAGGAGTCTACTCACTCGCACTTTTGAATAATGTCAGCTACAATGTAGTGGAGTTCTCTAAATCACAG GTTGAATGGATGAGTGACAAGTTGATGAGGTGCTTTGAAGACAAGAGAAACAACCCTTTTCAGTTCCGCCATCTCTCCTTATGTCACAGTCTGTCTGATCTGGCTCGAGTGCCTAGTCCAAAAGTTGTTCTTGCCAGTCAGCCTGACTTGGAGTGTGGGTTTTCTAGAGATCTTTTCATTCAATGGTGCCAGGATTCCAAAAACTCTGTAATTTTAACTTATCGCACTACACCTGGAACATTAGCGCGATTCCTGATTGATAATCCTTCTGAAAAAGTTATAGATATTGAG TTGAGAAAACGTGTCAAGttggaaggaaaagaacttgaAGAATACCTAGAAAAGGAGAAACTAAAGAAAGAGGCAGCTAAGAAGTTAGAGCAGTCTAAAGA GGCAGATATTGATTCCAGTGATGAGAGTGATGCTGAAGAGGATATTGATCAGCCGACTTTGCATAAGACTAAACATGATTTGATGATGAAAGGTGAAGGTAGCCGGAAAGGAAGCTTCTTcaaacaggcaaaaaaatctTATCCAATGTTTCCAGCTCctgaagaaagaattaaatgGGATGAATATGGTGAAATTATCAA AGCCAGAGTTACATACATTGACTATGAAGGACGTTCAGACGGGgactcaattaaaaaaattattaaccaaATGAAACCAAGACAACTGGTCATTGTCCATGGACCACCTGAGGCCAGTCAGGACCTTGCAGAATGTTGCAGAGCTTTTGGTGGAAAAGATATTAAAGTTTACATGCCCAAACTTCATGAAACTGTAGATGCTACAAGTGAAACTCACATTTACCAG GTCAGATTGAAAGACTCTCTTGTCAGCTCTCTTCAGTTCTGTAAAGCCAAGGATGCTGAGTTGGCTTGGATAGATGGTGTTCTGGACATGAGGGTTTCAAAAGTGGATACTGGAGTTATTTTGGAAGAGGGAGAATTAAGGGAAGATGAAGACTTAGAGATGCAAGTGGATGTGCCTTCTTCAGACTCGAGTGTGATTGCACAACAGAAGGCAATGAAAAGCCTCTTTGGTGATGATGACAAGGAGATGTGTGAGGAGAGTGAGATCATTCCTACTTTGGAACCTCTGCCACCTCATGAG GTTCTTGGACATCAGTCTGTGTTTATGAATGAGCCAAGACTGTCTGACTTCAAGCAGGTTCTCTTGCGGGAAGGTATACAAGCTGAATTTGTTGGAGGAGTGCTTGTGTGCAACAACCTGGTGGCTGTCCGCAGG actgaaaCAGGGCGTATTGGATTGGAAGGCTGCCTCTGCCAGGACTTCTTTAGGATAAGAGACCTTTTATATGAGCAATATGCTATTGTCTAA